From the Lolium rigidum isolate FL_2022 chromosome 2, APGP_CSIRO_Lrig_0.1, whole genome shotgun sequence genome, one window contains:
- the LOC124689659 gene encoding tyrosine-sulfated glycopeptide receptor 1-like → MQPLHFSCMKYNRNLPFLGLALVLLVSLASPSSSCTEQEKRSLLQFLVGLSQNGGLTASWQHGTDCCQWEGITCSRDKIVTDVLLASRGLQGHITPSLGNLTGLLRLNLSNNLLSGGLPQELMVSGSIIIIDVSFNQLEGHLQELSSSTPARPLQVLNISSNLLTGTLPTTTWKAMENLIALNASNNSFTGPIPSEFCNSSSSFAVLDLCFNQFSGRIPPGLGSCSRLIVLKAGRNNLSGTLPDELFNANSLECLSFPKNELQGTLEGAHILKLNNLTTLDLGENNFSGKIPESIGYLQRLEELYLNNNNMSGELPSTLSNCRNLLTIDLKSNSFSGELVKVNFSNLPNLKTLDLMRNSFSGKIPESIYSCSNLIALRLSSNKFHGQLSETIGNLKSLAFLSLAKNSMENITSALQILSSSKNLTTLLIGGNFKNESIPEDDIIDGFENLQVLGIEGCQLLGKIPLWISTLGNLEASCREHEKTSLLQFLAGTSSDGGLKASWQNGTDCCTWEGIICGTDGTVTDVLLASKGLEGSISPSLGELTGLLRLNLSQNSLSGGLPLELVSSSSIIVIDVSFNLLNGNMQELPSSAAGRPLQVLNISSNLFTGQFPSTTWRAMENLIALNVSNNSLTGRIPTHFCKSSPSLEVLELDYNRFSGSIPLEVGTCSKLRVLNAGQNNLNETLPDELFNATSLQHLSLPNNALHVVLDGAHIMNLRNLITFDLGGNNFSGKIPDSIGQLKRLEKLHLNNNMMSGELPSALSICSNLITIDLKSNYFNGELSKVNFSTLSNLRTLDLHDNNFTGAIPESIYSCSSLIVLRLSVNHFHGEISSRIGNLKYLSFFSIGNNNITNIANALHVLKQCQNLKTLLIGHNFRGESMPEDYTVEGLENLQVLDIRNCQLFGKMPIWISKLENLEMLILSNNQLTGSVPAWIKALSNLFYLDISSNSITGEIPIALMDMPMLKSEKTEAHLDPRVSELPAQATPSLQYRIQTTFPRALDLSNNRLTGEIPLEIGQLKVIASLNLSFNGLTGQIPEPISNLTYLQVLDLSRNNLTCTIPAALNKLHFLSAFNISNNDLGGPIPSGGQFNAFSPSSFNGNTKLCGPILRRSCDSAEGFPPCSSATQGRGKRKRYKTILLATFPALISLILVAWILMFRQESKNSKSINTVRVTQANVFSVWSFDGANVFKQIVEATNDFSEIHCIGTGGYGSVYKATLATCEIFAVKKIHMIEDECCINESMFNREIDALVQIRHRNIVKLFGYCSSIKGRFLIYEYMERGSLAETLKTNERAIELNWKRRINIALDVVHALAYMHHDCLSPIVHRDITSNNILLDVEFRAFISDFGTAKILNVNSPNLTRLVGTKGYIAPELAYTENVTEKCDVYSFGVLVLELFMGSHPGNLLSSIYLTTNKNDVCLKDLLDSRLELQDAETAKEIYTVLSVAVQCLEPNPSSRPTARRASDELSAGIKICDDHHVDYLHAVLNIPVQ, encoded by the exons ATGCAGCCACTCCACTTTTCATGCATGAAATACAACAGAAATTTACCTTTTCTTGGCCTTGCTCTTGTGCTGCTGGTTTCCTTAGCATCTCCTAGCAGTTCCTGCACGGAGCAGGAGAAGCGCTCCctcctccagttcctcgtcgggCTCTCACAAAACGGTGGCCTCACTGCGTCCTGGCAGCATGGCACAGATTGCTGCCAGTGGGAAGGTATCACATGTAGCAGAGATAAAATTGTTACGGATGTCTTGCTGGCTTCCAGGGGTCTTCAGGGACACATCACACCTTCTCTTGGGAACCTCACTGGACTGCTGCGCCTCAACCTGTCAAACAATCTTCTATCAGGTGGCCTACCACAGGAATTGATGGTTTCAGGCAGCATCATCATCATAGATGTCAGCTTTAATCAACTTGAGGGACACTTGCAGGAGTTGTCATCTTCAACCCCTGCCCGGCCTCTGCAGGTACTGAATATCTCAAGCAACTTACTTACAGGAACGTTACCAACCACAACATGGAAGGCAATGGAGAATCTTATAGCACTGAATGCCAGCAATAACAGCTTTACAGGACCAATACCAAGTGAATTCTGCAATAGCTCGTCATCCTTTGCGGTTCTGGACCTCTGTTTCAACCAGTTCAGTGGAAGAATTCCACCTGGACTGGGTAGCTGTTCCAGACTAATAGTGCTGAAGGCTGGCCGCAACAACCTCAGTGGGACTCTGCCAGATGAACTTTTTAATGCTAACTCGTTGGAGTGCCTCTCCTTTCCCAAGAATGAATTACAAGGAACACTTGAAGGTGCACATATTCTCAAACTGAATAATCTGACAacccttgatcttggagagaacaATTTCAGTGGCAAGATTCCGGAATCCATAGGCTACCTTCAGAGACTGGAGGAGCTCTATTTGAACAACAATAACATGTCTGGAGAGCTGCCATCAACTCTGAGCAACTGCAGAAATCTCCTAACCATTGACTTAAAGAGCAACAGTTTCAGTGGAGAACTCGTGAAGGTCAATTTCTCGAACCTACCCAATCTAAAAACTTTAGATCTTATGCGCAACAGTTTCAGTGGTAAAATTCCGGAAAGCATTTACTCATGCAGCAATCTAATTGCACTGCGGCTATCTTCCAATAAGTTCCATGGCCAGTTGTCAGAAACAATAGGCAATCTGAAGTCCCTGGCATTCCTATCACTTGCTAAAAATAGTATGGAAAATATCACAAGTGCACTCCAGATACTTAGTAGCTCCAAGAACCTCACCACCCTTCTTATTGGTGGCAACTTCAAGAATGAGTCCATACCAGAGGATGATATAATTGATGGTTTTGAGAATCTTCAGGTTTTGGGTATTGAAGGATGTCAATTGCTCGGTAAAATACCTCTTTGGATATCAACGCTTGGAAATTTAGAGGC CTCTTGCAGAGAACATGAAAAGACCTCCCTCCTCCAGTTCCTAGCTGGAACCTCGTCGGATGGTGGCCTCAAGGCGTCGTGGCAGAACGGCACCGACTGCTGCACATGGGAAGGGATCATCTGTGGCACAGACGGGACAGTCACCGATGTCTTGCTGGCTTCGAAGGGCCTTGAAGGGAGCATCTCACCATCCCTTGGCGAGCTCACAGGCTTGCTGCGCCTCAACCTATCCCAGAACTCATTGTCCGGTGGCCTACCGCTGGAGTTGGTATCATCCAGCAGCATCATCGTCATAGACGTCAGCTTTAACCTCCTCAACGGAAACATGCAAGAGCTACCATCTTCAGCTGCTGGCCGCCCTCTACAGGTATTGAACATCTCAAGCAACTTGTTTACAGGACAGTTTCCATCCACAACATGGAGGGCAATGGAGAATCTGATTGCACTCAATGTCAGCAATAACAGCCTTACTGGGAGGATACCAACTCATTTCTGCAAAAGCTCGCCATCCTTAGAGGTGCTTGAACTAGATTACAACAGATTCAGTGGTAGCATTCCCCTTGAAGTTGGTACTTGTTCCAAGCTCAGAGTGCTCAATGCTGGCCAGAACAATCTCAATGAGACACTGCCAGATGAGCTCTTCAATGCTACCTCGTTGCAGCATTTGTCACTTCCTAACAATGCCTTGCATGTAGTGCTTGATGGTGCACACATAATGAACCTCAGAAACCTCATAACCTTTGATCTTGGAGGGAACAATTTCAGCGGCAAAATTCCGGATTCTATAGGTCAGCTCAAGAGGTTGGAGAAGCTCCATTTGAATAACAACATGATGTCCGGGGAGCTGCCATCAGCCCTGAGCATCTGCTCAAATCTCATAACAATTGACCTCAAGAGCAACTACTTCAACGGAGAACTTAGCAAGGTCAACTTCTCCACACTGTCCAATCTAAGAACTTTAGATCTTCACGACAACAACTTCACTGGCGCAATTCCAGAAAGCATCTACTCTTGCAGCAGTTTGATCGTGCTGCGACTATCAGTCAACCATTTCCATGGAGAGATCTCATCAAGAATAGGCAAtctgaagtatctctccttttttTCAATAGGTAACAACAATATTACAAACATTGCAAATGCACTTCATGTTCTCAAGCAGTGCCAGAACCTTAAGACCTTACTTATCGGGCACAACTTCAGGGGGGAGTCCATGCCAGAAGATTATACAGTAGAAGGTTTGGAGAATCTTCAGGTTTTGGACATCAGAAATTGCCAATTGTTTGGAAAAATGCCTATATGGATATCCAAACTAGAAAATTTAGAGATGTTAATCTTATCTAACAATCAACTCACTGGATCAGTACCAGCCTGGATCAAAGCCCTTAGTAATCTCTTCTATCTAGACATATCTTCCAACAGCATCACAGGAGAAATTCCAATAGCACTAATGGATATGCCAATGCTCAAGTCAGAGAAGACCGAAGCCCATCTAGACCCGAGGGTCTCTGAGCTACCTGCTCAAGCAACTCCATCACTTCAATATCGCATACAAACTACTTTCCCTAGAGCACTGGATCTAAGCAACAATAGATTAACTGGTGAGATCCCCCTGGAGATTGGTCAGTTGAAAGTCATCGCTTCACTCAATCTGAGCTTCAATGGTTTAACAGGGCAGATCCCAGAACCTATAAGTAATCTCACATACCTGCAGGTGTTAGACTTGTCAAGAAACAATCTCACATGTACAATTCCAGCTGCATTGAACAAGCTGCACTTCCTTTCAGCATTCAACATCTCTAACAATGACCTGGGAGGTCCTATTCCATCTGGAGGCCAGTTCAACGCATTTTCACCTTCTAGCTTCAATGGGAATACAAAGCTATGTGGCCCTATTCTCAGGCGCAGTTGTGATTCAGCAGAAGGATTTCCCCCTTGTAGTAGTGCAACTCAGGGCAGAGGGAAAAGGAAAAGATACAAAACAATTCTACTAGCTACATTTCCTGCTCTGATATCTCTTATTCTTGTTGCATGGATATTGATGTTCCGACAGGAGAGTAAGAACTCCAAGTCAATTAACACCGTTAGAGTAACACAAGCAAATGTCTTCTCAGTTTGGAGCTTCGATGGGGCAAACGTGTTCAAGCAAATCGTTGAAGCAACCAACGATTTTAGCGAGATACATTGCATAGGAACCGGGGGATATGGATCTGTCTACAAAGCTACGCTTGCAACATGCGAAATATTTGCAGTGAAGAAGATACACATGATAGAAGATGAGTGTTGCATCAACGAGTCCATGTTCAATCGTGAGATCGACGCATTGGTGCAGATTCGGCATCGAAACATCGTAAAATTATTTGGATATTGTTCCTCTATCAAAGGCAGGTTTCTTATCTATGAATACATGGAGAGGGGAAGCTTGGCGGAAACACTGAAGACCAATGAAAGGGCAATCGAATTGAACTGGAAAAGGCGGATAAATATTGCATTGGATGTGGTTCACGCTTTGGCATACATGCATCATGATTGTTTGTCACCAATCGTCCACCGAGATATAACAAGCAACAATATTTTGCTTGATGTCGAGTTCAGAGCTTTCATCTCTGATTTCGGCACTGCTAAAATTCTCAATGTTAACAGCCCAAATCTCACAAGGCTTGTTGGAACGAAAGGCTATATTGCCCCAG AGTTAGCGTATACGGAGAATGTGACGGAGAAATGTGATGTATACAGTTTCGGAGTGCTTGTTCTTGAGCTATTTATGGGATCTCATCCAGGCAATTTACTCTCCTCCATCTATTTGACAACCAACAAGAATGATGTCTGTCTGAAGGATTTGCTGGACTCCAGGCTTGAGCTCCAGGATGCTGAAACCGCTAAAGAAATATACACCGTGCTCAGTGTTGCAGTTCAGTGCTTGGAGCCTAACCCATCAAGCAGACCAACGGCACGACGTGCCAGTGATGAGCTATCTGCAGGGATTAAAATATGTGATGATCATCATGTTGATTATCTGCACGCCGTCCTAAACATTCCTGTCCAGTAG